The following are encoded in a window of Alosa sapidissima isolate fAloSap1 chromosome 10, fAloSap1.pri, whole genome shotgun sequence genomic DNA:
- the hjv gene encoding hemojuvelin, with the protein MGTQDCSSYTGLPWKHSIYVVLLLSHLCCVQVWAQCKILKCNSEFVAATLDLGGGAGREGGNAGYCSALRSYSHCTRRTARACRGDLAFHSAVQGIEDLLMQHSCPKTGPTARPRRPTQVPISRDACFYEKSYLQREGKAPEYLHCGVFGDPHVRTFHDEFQTCAVQGAWPLIDNDYLYVQATSEVLPGEVSATALTKITIIFKNWRECIEQQNYRAELDNVPPAFLDGSITSGERRGHHSLQVSTEAPGRHAQINATHIGTTLVVRQSGRSLSLSVRAPRAIVDAFSPEQDLQLCKWGCPASQRLEHPPPQPGTDAYTHCASLLPAKDMYFQACLFDLLTTGDVNFSSSAVAALQDARGMIADTGRVHLLTAAATSSHLSCALLTLLIVSLTDVTLSFLLEQSV; encoded by the exons ATGGGCACACAGGACTGCAGTAGCTACACTGGGCTCCCATGGAAGCACAGTATTTATGTAGTCTTGCTGCTGTCTCATCTGTGTTGCGTACAAG TATGGGCACAGTGCAAAATACTGAAGTGTAACTCGGAGTTTGTGGCTGCCACCTTGGACCTTGGTGGTGGAGCTGGCAGGGAGGGTGGGAACGCTGGTTACTGCAGCGCCTTGCGCTCCTATTCTCACTGCACCCGCCGGACGGCTCGCGCCTGCAGGGGGGACCTGGCGTTCCACTCAGCCGTCCAGGGCATCGAGGACCTTCTCATGCAACATAGCTGCCCCAAAACGGGCCCAACTGCTCGGCCGCGGCGCCCAACTCAGGTCCCCATCTCCAGGGACGCCTGTTTCTATGAGAAAAGCTACCTGCAGCGCGAGGGGAAGGCCCCTGAGTACCTCCACTGTGGCGTGTTCGGGGACCCACACGTGCGCACCTTCCATGATGAGTTCCAAACATGCGCGGTGCAGGGAGCCTGGCCTCTCATTGATAATGACTACCTGTACGTGCAGGCAACCAGTGAAGTCCTGCCGGGAGAGGTGTCTGCCACAGCTCTCACTAAG ATAACTATCATCTTTAAGAATTGGCGTGAGTGCATCGAGCAGCAGAACTATCGCGCTGAGCTGGACAACGTGCCCCCAGCCTTTCTCGACGGCTCCATCACCAGTGGCGAGCGGCGTGGGCACCACAGCCTGCAGGTGAGCACCGAAGCCCCCGGGCGGCACGCGCAGATCAACGCCACGCACATCGGCACGACGCTGGTGGTGCGGCAGAGCGGGCGCTCGCTGAGCCTCTCGGTGCGCGCACCCCGCGCCATCGTGGACGCCTTCAGCCCCGAGCAGGACCTGCAGCTGTGCAAGTGGGGCTGCCCGGCCTCCCAGCGGCTGGAGCACCCGCCGCCACAGCCCGGCACGGATGCCTACACGCACTGCGCATCATTGCTGCCCGCCAAGGACATGTACTTCCAGGCTTGCCTGTTCGACCTGCTGACCACTGGGGATGTCAACTTCAGCTCCTCGGCTGTCGCCGCGCTGCAGGACGCACGTGGCATGATTGCGGACACAGGGAGAGTGCATCTGTTAACGGCTGCGGCAACAAGCAGTCACCTGTCATGTGCTCTGCTCACGCTTCTGATAGTGTCTCTCACAGATGTCACTCTCTCATTTCTTTTAGAGCAAAGTGTATGA
- the txnipb gene encoding thioredoxin interacting protein b isoform X1 has protein sequence MIKVPALIAGASMSGSTLWTFLSCPDMVVLSKKPKTFEVLFNDPSKTVYYSGDKVAGRIIVEVSEVMKVSAMRVFGIGNAKVEYLKGKRRCHDAIDYLKYEDVVHLDHEQTDTDGCVTFRPGNRYEYMFGFELPQQGQLVSSYDGKFGHVHYYVKAVMERPSQSAAECKKYFEVVEPLDVNTPDLKSPVAGMKEKKVTCMFIPDGSVSIQGKIDRKGYCEGEDICINAKFENTCSRIVVPKAAIIARHIYLANGKTKVIKEKLCSVRGNHIISGMCDMWQGKRLRVPKIKPTILGCNIIHVDYSLMLYIHIPGSDKLTLELPMVVGTLPYGFGSRSSSMSSQQSAQSSNWISTGIPSSPPSYSEIPQDLRVDSPLTPLLEDYDEDDAPIFMRPPPAYTEMDDGVQVQFC, from the exons ATGATCAAAGTGCCTG CATTGATTGCAGGTGCAAGCATGTCTGGATCTACTCTGTGGACATTTCTTTCATGTCCAG ACATGGTTGTCTTGTCCAAGAAGCCGAAGACCTTCGAGGTATTGTTCAATGACCCGAGCAAGACTGTTTATTATAGCGGAGACAAGGTGGCCGGGCGGATTATAGTGGAGGTCTCGGAGGTGATGAAAGTGTCAGCAATGAGAGTTTTTGGAATTGGCAACGCAAAAGTGGAATATCTGAAAGGGAAACGGAGGTGTCACGATGCAATTGACTACTTGAAATATGAGGACGTCGTTCACCTGGACCATGAACAGACAG ATACAGATGGGTGTGTCACTTTCAGGCCTGGAAACAGATACGAGTATATGTTTGGATTTGAACTCCCCCAGCAAGG GCAGCTGGTGTCATCCTATGATGGGAAGTTTGGCCATGTTCACTATTATGTGAAGGCTGTGATGGAGAGGCCTTCTCAGTCTGCTGCAGAGTGCAAGAAGTATTTTGAAGTTGTAGAGCCCCTTGATGTTAACACCCCAGACTTAAAG TCTCCTGTTGCTGGAATGAAGGAGAAGAAGGTGACATGCATGTTCATTCCTGACGGCAGTGTCTCCATCCAAGGCAAGATCGACCGTAAAGGTTACTGCGAGGGAGAAGACATCTGCATCAATGCCAAGTTTGAGAACACCTGCTCGCGCATCGTCGTCCCCAAAGCAGCTATCATTGCCAGACATATCTACCTGGCGAACGGCAAAACCAAAGTTATCAAGGAGAAACTGTGCTCTGTCCGAGGCAACCATATAATATCTGGCATGTGTGACATGTGGCAGGGGAAGCGGCTTCGTGTTCCCAAAATCAAGCCCACCATCTTGGGCTGCAACATCATCCATGTGGACTACTCCCTGATG CTCTATATCCACATCCCTGGCAGTGACAAGCTGACGCTGGAGCTGCCCATGGTCGTTGGGACCCTTCCCTATGGCTTTGGCAGCCGCTCCAGCAGCATGTCCAGCCAGCAGAGCGCCCAGTCAAGCAACTGGATCTCCACTGGCATTCCCTCATCTCCCCCAAGCTACAGTGAGATCCCTCAGGATCTGAGGGTGGACAGCCCCCTCACCCCGCTCCTGGAAGACTATGACGAAGATGACGCCCCCATCTTCATGCGACCTCCCCCTGCGTATACTGAG atGGATGATGGTGTTCAGGTTCAGTTCTGTTGA
- the txnipb gene encoding thioredoxin interacting protein b isoform X2: MIKVPALIAGASMSGSTLWTFLSCPDMVVLSKKPKTFEVLFNDPSKTVYYSGDKVAGRIIVEVSEVMKVSAMRVFGIGNAKVEYLKGKRRCHDAIDYLKYEDVVHLDHEQTDGCVTFRPGNRYEYMFGFELPQQGQLVSSYDGKFGHVHYYVKAVMERPSQSAAECKKYFEVVEPLDVNTPDLKSPVAGMKEKKVTCMFIPDGSVSIQGKIDRKGYCEGEDICINAKFENTCSRIVVPKAAIIARHIYLANGKTKVIKEKLCSVRGNHIISGMCDMWQGKRLRVPKIKPTILGCNIIHVDYSLMLYIHIPGSDKLTLELPMVVGTLPYGFGSRSSSMSSQQSAQSSNWISTGIPSSPPSYSEIPQDLRVDSPLTPLLEDYDEDDAPIFMRPPPAYTEMDDGVQVQFC; the protein is encoded by the exons ATGATCAAAGTGCCTG CATTGATTGCAGGTGCAAGCATGTCTGGATCTACTCTGTGGACATTTCTTTCATGTCCAG ACATGGTTGTCTTGTCCAAGAAGCCGAAGACCTTCGAGGTATTGTTCAATGACCCGAGCAAGACTGTTTATTATAGCGGAGACAAGGTGGCCGGGCGGATTATAGTGGAGGTCTCGGAGGTGATGAAAGTGTCAGCAATGAGAGTTTTTGGAATTGGCAACGCAAAAGTGGAATATCTGAAAGGGAAACGGAGGTGTCACGATGCAATTGACTACTTGAAATATGAGGACGTCGTTCACCTGGACCATGAACAGACAG ATGGGTGTGTCACTTTCAGGCCTGGAAACAGATACGAGTATATGTTTGGATTTGAACTCCCCCAGCAAGG GCAGCTGGTGTCATCCTATGATGGGAAGTTTGGCCATGTTCACTATTATGTGAAGGCTGTGATGGAGAGGCCTTCTCAGTCTGCTGCAGAGTGCAAGAAGTATTTTGAAGTTGTAGAGCCCCTTGATGTTAACACCCCAGACTTAAAG TCTCCTGTTGCTGGAATGAAGGAGAAGAAGGTGACATGCATGTTCATTCCTGACGGCAGTGTCTCCATCCAAGGCAAGATCGACCGTAAAGGTTACTGCGAGGGAGAAGACATCTGCATCAATGCCAAGTTTGAGAACACCTGCTCGCGCATCGTCGTCCCCAAAGCAGCTATCATTGCCAGACATATCTACCTGGCGAACGGCAAAACCAAAGTTATCAAGGAGAAACTGTGCTCTGTCCGAGGCAACCATATAATATCTGGCATGTGTGACATGTGGCAGGGGAAGCGGCTTCGTGTTCCCAAAATCAAGCCCACCATCTTGGGCTGCAACATCATCCATGTGGACTACTCCCTGATG CTCTATATCCACATCCCTGGCAGTGACAAGCTGACGCTGGAGCTGCCCATGGTCGTTGGGACCCTTCCCTATGGCTTTGGCAGCCGCTCCAGCAGCATGTCCAGCCAGCAGAGCGCCCAGTCAAGCAACTGGATCTCCACTGGCATTCCCTCATCTCCCCCAAGCTACAGTGAGATCCCTCAGGATCTGAGGGTGGACAGCCCCCTCACCCCGCTCCTGGAAGACTATGACGAAGATGACGCCCCCATCTTCATGCGACCTCCCCCTGCGTATACTGAG atGGATGATGGTGTTCAGGTTCAGTTCTGTTGA
- the polr3glb gene encoding RNA polymerase III subunit GL b isoform X1 yields the protein MTGRGRGRGRGQLSFNMEVVGIGKGENLPPSTLQPTPLFPPMEHKPVPLVVSEEAEYMLALKQEFRGAMKTLPFYIKPAAPKKDVERYSDKYQCSEATDNPSEWDPDWRRLPKELRTRTKRLQKEKNNVPSKKTVQPRINKEEIIRKLETLEKKEEVHSSDEEEGEKKKQEGEEQEGEEEYDEEEFEEETDYIMSYFSNGEEFGGDSDDNMDEAIY from the exons ATGACGGGACGAGGGCGTGGCAGAGGGCGGGGTCAACTGAGTTTTAACATGGAAGTGGTCGGAATCGGAAAAGGAGAGAATCTACCCCCGTCCACCCTCCAGCCGACTCCACTGTTTCCT CCCATGGAGCACAAGCCTGTTCCCTTAGTGGTGAGTGAGGAGGCAGAATACATGCTAGCCCTGAAACAGGAGTTTAGGGGGGCCATGAAGACCTTGCCCTTCTACATCAAACCAGCCGCACCAAAGAAAG ACGTGGAGCGCTACTCTGACAAGTACCAGTGCAGTGAGGCCACCGATAACCCCTCCGAATGGGATCCAG acTGGAGGCGACTGCCGAAAGAGCTACGCACCCGAACAAAAAGACTCCAGAAAGAGA AAAATAATGTCCCATCCAAAAAAACAGTCCAACCTCGAATAAACAAAGAGGAGATTATCCGGAAATTAGAG ACtctggaaaagaaagaggaGGTGCACAGCTCagatgaggaagagggagagaagaagaaacaagagggagaggaacaggAGGGTGAAGAGGAGTACGACGAGGAAGAATTCGAAGAG GAGACAGACTACATCATGTCCTACTTCAGCAATGGAGAAGAGTTTGGAGGAGACAGCGATGACAACATGGACGAGGCCATTTACTGA
- the polr3glb gene encoding RNA polymerase III subunit GL b isoform X2: protein MTGRGRGRGRGQLSFNMEVVGIGKGENLPPSTLQPTPLFPPMEHKPVPLVVSEEAEYMLALKQEFRGAMKTLPFYIKPAAPKKDWRRLPKELRTRTKRLQKEKNNVPSKKTVQPRINKEEIIRKLETLEKKEEVHSSDEEEGEKKKQEGEEQEGEEEYDEEEFEEETDYIMSYFSNGEEFGGDSDDNMDEAIY, encoded by the exons ATGACGGGACGAGGGCGTGGCAGAGGGCGGGGTCAACTGAGTTTTAACATGGAAGTGGTCGGAATCGGAAAAGGAGAGAATCTACCCCCGTCCACCCTCCAGCCGACTCCACTGTTTCCT CCCATGGAGCACAAGCCTGTTCCCTTAGTGGTGAGTGAGGAGGCAGAATACATGCTAGCCCTGAAACAGGAGTTTAGGGGGGCCATGAAGACCTTGCCCTTCTACATCAAACCAGCCGCACCAAAGAAAG acTGGAGGCGACTGCCGAAAGAGCTACGCACCCGAACAAAAAGACTCCAGAAAGAGA AAAATAATGTCCCATCCAAAAAAACAGTCCAACCTCGAATAAACAAAGAGGAGATTATCCGGAAATTAGAG ACtctggaaaagaaagaggaGGTGCACAGCTCagatgaggaagagggagagaagaagaaacaagagggagaggaacaggAGGGTGAAGAGGAGTACGACGAGGAAGAATTCGAAGAG GAGACAGACTACATCATGTCCTACTTCAGCAATGGAGAAGAGTTTGGAGGAGACAGCGATGACAACATGGACGAGGCCATTTACTGA